A part of Magnetospirillum sp. ME-1 genomic DNA contains:
- a CDS encoding glycoside hydrolase gives MSSKILSLLFAGLTVLSAPAAGAAEAGHKGHGPALPPGCSAEDTRLACATQATPLLLADGTLILGWAAGGRVMAARSTDLGASFAPPRPLNAERQTIDANADARIALAADSKGRIFAAWASRDKSYNGAMVLARSLDGGTTFLPPKSVASDPASQRFPALKVDGHDRLYLGWIDKRGAAAAKAAGHPHKGGGLGLAWSDDGGETFAHEGIALPDVCECCRIGLDLTPDGRPVALWRHIFEPNIRDHAVMVFADRDHPGPLRKIAEDNWRIDACPHVGPSLAVAADGAMHAAWYSGGGNRKGVFIAQAPGPDAAFSAPRPLGNAAHTVTQPHLLALKGRVWLAWKEFDGENTTVQVQSSDDSGRTWSQPRGLAQTRDGSDRPILLGNGTQAFLSWITAAEGWRLIAVE, from the coding sequence ATGTCGAGCAAGATCCTTTCCCTGCTCTTCGCCGGACTGACGGTTCTGTCGGCTCCGGCGGCCGGGGCGGCGGAAGCCGGCCACAAGGGGCACGGCCCCGCCCTGCCCCCCGGTTGCTCGGCCGAAGACACCCGGCTGGCCTGCGCCACCCAGGCCACCCCCCTCCTCCTGGCCGACGGCACCCTGATCCTCGGCTGGGCGGCGGGCGGGCGGGTGATGGCGGCGCGCTCGACCGATCTGGGGGCGTCGTTCGCCCCTCCTCGGCCGCTCAATGCGGAACGCCAGACCATCGACGCCAACGCCGATGCCCGCATCGCCCTGGCCGCCGATTCCAAGGGCAGGATCTTCGCCGCCTGGGCCAGCCGCGACAAATCCTATAACGGCGCCATGGTGCTTGCCCGCTCCCTGGACGGCGGCACGACCTTCCTGCCTCCCAAATCCGTGGCTTCCGATCCCGCCAGCCAGCGCTTTCCCGCCCTCAAGGTGGACGGGCACGACCGCCTGTATCTCGGCTGGATCGACAAACGGGGCGCCGCCGCCGCCAAGGCCGCCGGCCATCCGCACAAGGGCGGCGGCCTGGGGCTGGCCTGGTCCGATGACGGCGGCGAGACCTTCGCCCATGAAGGAATCGCCCTGCCCGATGTCTGCGAGTGCTGCCGCATCGGGCTGGACCTCACCCCCGACGGTCGCCCGGTGGCCCTGTGGCGTCACATCTTCGAGCCCAATATCCGCGACCATGCCGTGATGGTTTTCGCCGACCGCGACCATCCCGGCCCCCTTCGCAAGATCGCCGAAGACAACTGGCGCATCGACGCCTGCCCCCATGTGGGGCCGTCCCTGGCGGTGGCGGCCGATGGGGCCATGCACGCGGCCTGGTACAGCGGCGGCGGCAACCGCAAGGGAGTGTTCATCGCCCAGGCCCCCGGACCGGATGCGGCCTTCTCCGCGCCGCGCCCCCTGGGCAATGCCGCACATACCGTCACCCAGCCCCACCTCCTGGCGCTCAAAGGGCGGGTGTGGCTGGCCTGGAAGGAGTTCGACGGAGAGAACACCACGGTCCAGGTCCAGTCCTCGGACGATTCCGGCCGCACATGGTCGCAGCCCCGTGGCCTGGCCCAAACGCGGGATGGTTCGGACCGGCCGATTCTGCTCGGCAACGGGACGCAAGCCTTCCTGTCCTGGATCACCGCCGCCGAAGGCTGGCGGCTGATCGCGGTGGAGTAG
- a CDS encoding energy transducer TonB codes for MYAARQRPSSQRRLAGLAGVVALHAAAIYALANGLGHCAVEILKAPLEAKVVAELIKPPPPKVEPPPPQPKAVKPPPPAYVPPPKVRVQAPPPAAITATTDIAPTAPTPPAAIVAPTPEPVHEVVKVPPTLDQNRPCKPPQYPLASRRAEESGAVVLKFLIEADGSVMESVVEASSGFERLDEAARQALALCRFKPGTVDGRPERSWARIRYVWKLQ; via the coding sequence ATGTACGCGGCACGCCAACGGCCGTCTTCCCAAAGGCGTCTGGCCGGTCTGGCCGGGGTGGTGGCGTTGCACGCCGCCGCCATTTACGCCCTGGCCAATGGGCTGGGGCATTGCGCCGTCGAAATCCTGAAGGCGCCGCTGGAGGCCAAGGTCGTCGCCGAACTGATCAAGCCGCCGCCGCCCAAGGTCGAACCGCCGCCGCCCCAGCCCAAAGCGGTGAAGCCGCCGCCGCCCGCCTATGTTCCGCCGCCCAAGGTTCGGGTTCAGGCGCCGCCGCCCGCCGCCATCACCGCCACCACCGACATTGCCCCCACCGCGCCCACGCCGCCCGCCGCCATCGTGGCACCGACGCCCGAGCCGGTGCACGAGGTGGTCAAGGTGCCGCCGACCCTCGACCAGAACCGCCCCTGCAAGCCGCCGCAATATCCCCTGGCGTCCCGCCGGGCCGAGGAAAGCGGGGCGGTGGTGTTGAAATTCCTGATCGAGGCCGACGGTTCGGTGATGGAAAGCGTCGTCGAGGCCTCCAGCGGCTTCGAACGCCTGGACGAGGCGGCGCGTCAGGCCCTGGCTCTGTGCCGCTTCAAGCCCGGCACCGTCGACGGCCGCCCCGAACGCTCGTGGGCCCGCATCCGCTATGTCTGGAAACTGCAATGA
- a CDS encoding MotA/TolQ/ExbB proton channel family protein: MTGNKTMLRIAFAALPLLLLADPALAGHVEDGHAVAKQVVDNPYGLDALWAQGDFVSKGTLIILALMSMASWYILVVKLVEQARMMRHAKAAAAGFWKAASVAEGARALAEDSPFRFVAAAGIEAAQHHEGSLTEKIDLHTWVTMSIQRSVSEIVSDLQGGLAILATVGSTAPFVGLFGTVWGIYHALTAIGIAGQAAIDKVAGPVGEALIMTAFGLAVAVPAVLGYNLLVRRNKLVAEKVRAFAADLHAVLLAGSNGGASLRVVR; the protein is encoded by the coding sequence ATGACCGGAAACAAGACCATGCTCCGTATCGCCTTCGCCGCCCTGCCGCTGCTGCTGCTGGCCGACCCGGCCCTCGCCGGCCACGTGGAGGACGGGCACGCCGTCGCCAAGCAGGTGGTGGACAATCCTTATGGCCTGGACGCCCTGTGGGCCCAGGGTGATTTCGTCTCCAAGGGGACCCTGATCATCCTGGCCCTGATGTCCATGGCGTCGTGGTACATCCTGGTGGTCAAGCTGGTGGAGCAGGCCCGCATGATGCGCCACGCCAAGGCCGCCGCCGCCGGGTTCTGGAAGGCGGCTTCCGTGGCCGAGGGCGCCCGCGCCCTGGCCGAGGACAGCCCCTTCCGCTTCGTGGCCGCCGCCGGCATCGAGGCCGCCCAGCACCACGAGGGCTCGCTGACCGAGAAGATCGACCTGCACACCTGGGTGACCATGTCCATCCAGCGTTCGGTGAGCGAGATCGTCTCCGACCTGCAGGGCGGGCTGGCCATCCTGGCCACCGTGGGCTCCACCGCCCCCTTCGTCGGGCTGTTCGGCACCGTCTGGGGTATCTACCACGCGCTCACCGCCATCGGCATCGCCGGACAGGCGGCCATCGACAAGGTGGCCGGACCGGTGGGCGAGGCGCTGATCATGACCGCCTTCGGCCTGGCCGTGGCCGTGCCCGCCGTGCTGGGCTACAACCTGCTGGTGCGGCGCAACAAGCTGGTGGCCGAGAAGGTCAGGGCCTTCGCCGCCGACCTGCACGCGGTGCTGCTGGCCGGCTCCAACGGCGGGGCCAGCCTGCGGGTGGTGCGCTGA
- a CDS encoding ExbD/TolR family protein — translation MAISFGPAGEDGDEDGVMASINTTPLVDVMLVLLIIFLITIPVVTHTVPLQLPKEANQPTITQPGNVTIAVDHHGTVWWNEEGLGSRADLAARLDAAAARAPQPEIHIRGDKDVAYEHVGRVLAAAQRAGITKVSFITEPPPR, via the coding sequence ATGGCCATCTCCTTCGGCCCGGCCGGCGAAGACGGCGACGAGGACGGCGTGATGGCGTCCATCAACACCACGCCCCTGGTGGATGTGATGCTGGTGCTGCTGATCATCTTCCTCATCACCATCCCGGTGGTGACCCATACCGTGCCGCTGCAATTGCCCAAGGAAGCCAACCAGCCCACCATCACCCAGCCCGGCAACGTCACCATCGCCGTGGATCATCACGGCACGGTCTGGTGGAACGAGGAAGGCCTCGGCAGCCGTGCCGACCTCGCCGCCCGCCTGGATGCGGCGGCGGCCAGGGCGCCCCAGCCGGAAATCCACATCCGGGGCGACAAGGACGTGGCCTACGAGCATGTGGGCCGCGTGCTGGCCGCCGCGCAACGGGCCGGCATCACCAAGGTCAGCTTCATCACCGAACCGCCGCCGCGCTGA
- a CDS encoding ExbD/TolR family protein — protein MFEEQSDDPDVMIDINTTPLIDVMLVLLIMLIITIPLQTHSVKLDMPQGPPPPAAILPEVVRIDIDAQGRIGWNGEPVADRAELDARLRQAATAANPPEVHVRPDKAVAYAHVAGVMASAQHQGVTRLGVVGAEQFLD, from the coding sequence ATGTTCGAAGAGCAATCAGACGACCCCGACGTGATGATCGACATCAACACCACGCCGCTGATCGACGTGATGCTGGTGCTGCTGATCATGCTGATCATCACCATTCCGCTGCAGACCCATTCGGTGAAGCTCGACATGCCCCAGGGGCCGCCGCCGCCCGCCGCCATCCTGCCCGAGGTGGTGCGCATCGACATCGACGCCCAGGGCCGGATCGGCTGGAACGGCGAACCGGTCGCCGATCGCGCCGAGCTGGACGCCAGACTGCGCCAGGCGGCCACCGCCGCCAACCCGCCGGAAGTCCACGTCCGCCCCGACAAGGCCGTCGCCTACGCCCACGTGGCCGGCGTGATGGCGAGCGCCCAGCACCAGGGCGTCACCAGGCTGGGCGTGGTGGGCGCGGAGCAGTTCCTGGATTAA
- a CDS encoding sulfite exporter TauE/SafE family protein — MPSIYLPIAEQSVGVFSLLAVGGGIGVLSGIFGVGGGFLLTPLLIMLGIPPAVAVASGANQVLGSSVSGVFAHWRRRNVDVKMALFLLAGGFAGSAAGVWLFALLKRLGQIDLVISLSYVGFLGSVGLLMLVETLLAMRAGAAGRPAGKRHVHHVWHGLPWRTRFPRSGLYISALLPLGVGAFGGLLAALMGVGGGFILVPMMIYILGMPTAVVVGTSLFQMIFVTANVTLLQALTTHSVDLPLALILLVGGAVGAQFGSRLGAKLGGEKLRLLLALIVLAVCAEMTGTLVVAPDDPFSLD; from the coding sequence GTGCCCAGTATCTACCTGCCAATCGCCGAGCAATCGGTGGGCGTCTTCAGCCTGCTGGCGGTGGGCGGGGGAATCGGGGTTCTGTCCGGCATCTTCGGGGTGGGCGGCGGCTTCCTGCTGACCCCGCTGCTGATCATGCTGGGCATTCCGCCGGCGGTGGCGGTGGCGTCGGGGGCCAATCAGGTCCTGGGCTCGTCGGTGTCGGGGGTGTTCGCCCATTGGCGTCGGCGCAACGTGGACGTCAAGATGGCGCTGTTCCTGCTGGCCGGCGGCTTTGCCGGTTCGGCGGCGGGCGTCTGGCTGTTCGCCCTGTTGAAGCGCCTGGGACAGATCGATCTGGTGATCAGCCTGTCCTATGTGGGCTTCCTGGGATCGGTGGGCCTGCTGATGCTGGTGGAGACCCTGCTGGCCATGCGGGCCGGTGCGGCGGGACGCCCCGCCGGCAAGCGCCATGTCCATCATGTGTGGCACGGCTTGCCCTGGCGGACGCGCTTTCCCCGGTCGGGCCTTTACATCAGCGCCCTGCTGCCCCTGGGGGTGGGCGCCTTCGGCGGCCTGCTGGCCGCCCTGATGGGGGTGGGCGGCGGCTTCATCCTGGTGCCCATGATGATCTACATCCTGGGCATGCCCACCGCCGTGGTGGTGGGGACTTCGCTGTTCCAGATGATCTTCGTCACCGCCAACGTCACTCTGCTGCAGGCCTTGACCACCCATTCGGTGGACCTGCCGCTCGCCCTGATCCTGCTGGTGGGCGGCGCGGTGGGGGCGCAGTTCGGCTCGCGGCTGGGGGCGAAGCTGGGCGGCGAGAAACTGCGCCTGCTGCTGGCCCTGATCGTGCTGGCGGTCTGCGCCGAGATGACCGGCACCCTGGTCGTGGCGCCCGACGACCCGTTTTCGCTGGATTAA
- a CDS encoding methyl-accepting chemotaxis protein, with amino-acid sequence MRINEPITNTEIELPEGTILVSKTDLGGRITFVNQAFVEISGFSEEELMGAPHNIVRHPHMPEVAFADLWTTIKAGKPWEGIVKNRAKNGDHYWVRANATPEMEDGQITGYISIRTAPSRAQIDAAEHLYEQVRTGKARNVKVEEGQVVSTTLAARLGRTFNSISGRLAVIVTVMVMVMGIVAWFTLDGMNDTNEALKSVYEQRTVPAGQFVDIVDRMRENMLLAQQMQIDLNGGQPDSVARRVLRIRANAEHIASVWKAYRANPLTGEEAELAGDFEARRADFVQQGLMAAIDLAEKGDAAALSRHNATTLFPLFEQAHEVLKDLLTLQLRQAAELYEGARSDFTHHMRLGLSTLIAGTLLATFMAVVLIRYLRRPIATLEHHFDAIARGDFTHEIKAEEVREFQRSSALLRAMEAKLAYSVQERGENARKAQEKLRTEMLNLTELLEAEVETTVAEISTQAERLKEGAAHLLSTAEEVRGKSETVAHAIEITSGNVQTVAGATEELEASSREITSRIQRSAEHSAAARQRVDDASSSVGTLTEATARIGDVVSLIQTIAGQTRMLALNATIEAARAGDAGKGFAVVASEVKGLAEQTEDAIGRVNAQARDIETTTQAAVATVQAVADTISDMEQIATQIAASTDEQRAATGEIMSSAVQAADHTRDVAQAAADVLKASQQTGLTARKVSELSMLVNHDIGALQRRLNVILRTSYGGNRRAVDRIPASLEFTADFAGHTFSGHTGDISVMGALLVVGNAPRLEGEVGTITFPGIGEIPTKAILGSKLGIQCQYLKVGSETRRKLSEAIEAAQAKDTPFIDAARKAAADVAQAFEQAVNAGRISLADLFESEYTPIPDTDPQQMLARHSDLTDLVVPGIIEPVLASDPRGVFCCVADRNGYIATHNKIYSQPQRPGDTVWNTANSRNRRMFDDRTGILAARNTREYLAQTYARDMGGGNFVVLKEVDCPIFVGKRHWGAIRYGIKL; translated from the coding sequence ATGCGTATCAACGAGCCGATCACCAATACCGAGATCGAACTCCCCGAAGGCACCATCCTGGTGTCCAAGACCGATCTGGGGGGCCGCATCACCTTCGTGAACCAGGCCTTCGTCGAGATCAGTGGCTTTTCCGAAGAAGAGCTGATGGGCGCGCCGCATAACATCGTCCGCCATCCCCACATGCCCGAAGTGGCCTTCGCCGATCTGTGGACCACCATCAAGGCCGGCAAGCCGTGGGAAGGCATCGTCAAGAACCGCGCCAAGAACGGCGACCATTACTGGGTCCGCGCCAACGCCACCCCGGAGATGGAAGACGGCCAGATCACCGGCTACATCTCCATCCGGACCGCCCCCTCCCGCGCCCAGATCGACGCCGCCGAGCATCTTTACGAACAGGTCCGCACCGGCAAGGCCCGCAACGTCAAGGTCGAGGAAGGCCAGGTGGTCAGCACCACCCTGGCCGCCCGCCTGGGCCGCACCTTCAACTCCATCTCCGGCCGGCTTGCCGTGATCGTCACGGTAATGGTGATGGTGATGGGCATCGTCGCCTGGTTCACCCTGGACGGAATGAACGATACCAACGAGGCGCTGAAGAGCGTCTACGAGCAACGGACCGTTCCGGCGGGCCAGTTCGTCGATATCGTCGACCGCATGCGCGAGAACATGCTGCTGGCCCAGCAGATGCAGATCGACCTGAATGGCGGCCAACCGGATTCCGTGGCCCGGCGGGTGCTCCGCATCCGCGCCAATGCCGAGCACATCGCCTCGGTGTGGAAGGCCTACCGCGCCAACCCGCTGACCGGTGAAGAGGCCGAACTGGCCGGCGATTTCGAAGCAAGGCGGGCCGACTTCGTCCAGCAGGGGCTGATGGCGGCCATCGATCTGGCGGAAAAAGGCGATGCGGCCGCGCTCAGCCGCCACAACGCCACCACGCTGTTTCCGCTGTTCGAGCAGGCCCATGAGGTTCTGAAGGATCTCCTGACCCTGCAATTGCGTCAGGCGGCGGAGCTTTACGAAGGGGCGCGCAGCGATTTCACCCACCACATGCGCCTGGGCCTGTCGACGCTGATCGCGGGAACACTGCTGGCCACCTTCATGGCCGTGGTCCTGATCCGCTATCTCCGCCGGCCCATCGCCACCCTGGAACACCATTTCGACGCCATCGCGCGGGGCGACTTCACCCACGAGATCAAGGCCGAGGAGGTCCGCGAGTTCCAGCGGTCCAGCGCCCTGCTCCGCGCCATGGAGGCCAAGCTGGCCTACAGCGTCCAGGAACGCGGCGAGAATGCCCGCAAGGCCCAGGAAAAACTGCGCACCGAGATGCTCAATCTCACCGAGCTGCTGGAAGCCGAGGTGGAGACCACGGTGGCGGAGATCTCCACCCAGGCGGAACGCCTGAAGGAAGGCGCCGCCCACCTGCTCTCCACCGCCGAGGAAGTGCGCGGCAAGTCGGAAACCGTGGCCCACGCCATCGAGATCACCAGCGGCAACGTCCAGACCGTGGCCGGCGCCACCGAGGAGCTGGAGGCCTCGTCGCGCGAGATCACCTCGCGCATCCAGCGCAGTGCCGAGCACAGCGCGGCGGCCCGCCAGCGGGTGGACGACGCCAGTTCCAGCGTCGGAACCCTGACCGAGGCCACGGCCCGCATCGGCGACGTGGTCAGCCTGATCCAGACCATCGCCGGGCAGACCCGCATGCTGGCCCTGAACGCCACCATCGAGGCGGCCAGGGCCGGCGACGCGGGCAAGGGCTTCGCCGTGGTGGCCTCCGAGGTCAAGGGGCTGGCCGAGCAGACCGAGGACGCCATCGGCCGCGTCAACGCCCAGGCCCGCGACATCGAAACCACCACCCAGGCGGCGGTCGCCACCGTTCAGGCCGTGGCCGACACCATCTCCGACATGGAGCAGATCGCCACCCAGATCGCCGCCTCCACCGACGAGCAGCGCGCCGCCACCGGCGAAATCATGTCCAGCGCCGTGCAGGCCGCCGACCATACCCGCGACGTGGCCCAGGCCGCCGCCGACGTGCTGAAGGCGTCCCAGCAGACCGGCCTGACGGCCCGCAAGGTCAGCGAGCTGTCCATGCTGGTCAACCACGACATCGGCGCCCTGCAGCGCCGCCTCAACGTCATCCTGCGCACCTCGTACGGCGGCAACCGCCGCGCCGTCGATCGCATCCCCGCCTCGCTGGAATTCACCGCCGATTTCGCCGGCCATACCTTCAGCGGCCATACGGGCGACATCTCGGTGATGGGCGCCCTGCTGGTGGTGGGCAACGCCCCCAGGCTGGAAGGCGAAGTGGGCACCATCACCTTCCCCGGCATCGGCGAAATCCCCACCAAGGCCATCCTGGGCAGCAAGCTGGGCATCCAGTGCCAGTACCTGAAGGTGGGCTCGGAGACCAGACGAAAGCTGAGCGAAGCCATCGAAGCCGCCCAGGCCAAGGACACCCCCTTCATCGACGCGGCCCGCAAGGCCGCCGCCGATGTGGCCCAGGCCTTCGAGCAGGCGGTCAACGCCGGCCGCATCAGTCTGGCCGACCTGTTCGAAAGCGAATACACCCCCATTCCCGACACTGATCCCCAGCAGATGCTGGCCCGGCACAGCGACCTTACCGATCTGGTGGTGCCCGGCATCATCGAGCCGGTGCTGGCCTCCGACCCGCGCGGGGTGTTCTGCTGCGTCGCCGATCGCAACGGCTACATCGCCACCCACAACAAGATCTATTCCCAGCCCCAGCGCCCCGGCGACACGGTGTGGAACACCGCCAACAGCCGCAACCGCCGGATGTTCGACGACCGCACCGGCATCCTGGCGGCCCGCAACACCCGGGAATACCTGGCGCAGACCTATGCCCGCGACATGGGCGGCGGCAATTTCGTGGTGCTGAAGGAAGTCGACTGTCCGATCTTCGTGGGAAAGCGCCACTGGGGCGCCATCCGCTACGGCATCAAGCTCTGA
- a CDS encoding sensor histidine kinase — MTGRQAGQRGRGWLFAALATLWLSIPGAGLADTASPVVALTGAAPSYSLDGRMTAYAQDDGSATLVDMAAKAFSPHVPPITTGVLWLRFQAMRDTGQPAEWILAFGEPDMDDVRVYAPDADAGGGVSETRLGRRIPNGELDLATGLHAARLTLPEGRPVTIHLRLASHHKIRVEQAALWRPAALIQEEARRSAIYGLHMGALLVVAVVSALFGAWLRDGPILAYAAYVATIFCRGMVHTGLAPLIFPAAGGDSNYVLSGIGLLGGGAALLMLWDRVLDLGRVFPLMHRLFMGGAGLILAGMLLVLQPAFNLVVLPTQALVAAGGVAGMILGVRQALRQHDDVVIRIYMLAFLPVVLAWAMEVAARITPLVPADLGRSMDIGASILHVALLSAALAYRLRLIQQARLQAEAALVGEQVSRQRLRTFFDMVAHEFKTPLAIIDSAVQVVELDLGRVRPEVSERFAAIRRAVRRLVKLIETCLAGERDTVLALRLQPMAPADLLERVVERNREPGHSDIVVTVSDLPEYCVADAELLGIALDALIDNARRYGPAGQTLEIQARGRDERLELLVADRGPGVPDAEAERVFEKYYRGSAARGIPGTGIGLHLVKAIAEMHGGSASCRPRAGGGAEFAVVVPLRA; from the coding sequence ATGACCGGTCGGCAGGCGGGGCAGCGGGGACGGGGGTGGCTGTTCGCCGCCCTGGCGACACTGTGGCTGTCGATTCCCGGCGCGGGCCTCGCCGATACCGCGTCGCCGGTGGTGGCGCTGACCGGTGCCGCTCCGTCCTATTCCCTGGACGGCCGGATGACGGCTTATGCCCAGGATGACGGCTCCGCCACGCTCGTCGACATGGCGGCAAAGGCGTTTTCGCCCCATGTTCCCCCCATCACCACCGGCGTTCTGTGGCTGCGCTTCCAGGCCATGCGCGATACGGGGCAGCCGGCGGAGTGGATTCTGGCCTTTGGCGAGCCGGACATGGACGACGTGCGGGTCTACGCCCCGGATGCCGATGCCGGCGGCGGAGTGAGTGAGACGCGGCTGGGCCGTCGCATTCCCAATGGCGAGCTGGACCTGGCCACCGGACTGCATGCCGCCCGCCTGACCCTGCCGGAAGGCCGGCCGGTGACCATTCATCTGCGTCTTGCCTCCCATCACAAGATCCGGGTGGAGCAGGCGGCCCTGTGGCGGCCGGCGGCCCTGATCCAGGAGGAAGCCCGGCGTTCGGCCATCTATGGCCTGCACATGGGGGCGCTTCTCGTGGTGGCGGTGGTGTCGGCCCTGTTCGGCGCCTGGCTGCGGGACGGGCCGATCCTGGCCTATGCCGCCTACGTGGCCACCATCTTCTGCCGGGGCATGGTCCATACCGGCCTCGCCCCCCTGATCTTTCCCGCCGCCGGTGGCGATTCCAACTATGTGCTGAGCGGCATCGGATTGCTGGGGGGCGGGGCTGCCCTGCTGATGCTGTGGGACCGCGTTCTCGATCTCGGCCGGGTCTTTCCCCTCATGCACCGGCTGTTCATGGGCGGGGCGGGGCTGATCCTTGCGGGAATGCTGCTGGTGCTGCAACCGGCCTTCAATCTGGTGGTGCTGCCGACCCAGGCGCTGGTCGCGGCGGGTGGGGTGGCCGGCATGATCCTTGGCGTCCGCCAGGCCCTGCGCCAGCACGACGATGTGGTGATCCGCATCTACATGCTGGCCTTCCTGCCCGTGGTGCTGGCCTGGGCCATGGAGGTCGCCGCCCGGATCACCCCCCTGGTCCCCGCCGATCTTGGGCGCAGCATGGATATCGGGGCCAGCATTCTTCACGTCGCCCTGCTGAGTGCCGCCCTGGCCTATCGGCTTCGCCTGATCCAGCAGGCCCGCCTTCAGGCCGAGGCGGCGCTGGTCGGCGAACAGGTCTCGCGCCAGCGGCTGCGCACCTTCTTCGACATGGTGGCCCACGAGTTCAAGACGCCGCTGGCCATCATCGACAGCGCGGTCCAGGTGGTGGAACTGGATTTGGGACGGGTGCGCCCCGAGGTGTCCGAGCGCTTCGCCGCCATCCGCCGGGCGGTGCGCCGGCTGGTCAAGCTGATCGAGACCTGCCTGGCGGGGGAGCGCGACACGGTGCTGGCCCTGCGATTGCAGCCCATGGCGCCCGCCGACCTGCTGGAGCGGGTGGTGGAACGCAACCGCGAGCCCGGTCACAGCGACATCGTCGTCACCGTCTCCGATCTGCCCGAATACTGCGTCGCCGATGCCGAATTGCTGGGAATCGCCCTCGACGCCCTGATCGACAACGCCAGGCGCTACGGGCCCGCCGGCCAGACGCTGGAGATTCAGGCCCGGGGGCGCGACGAGCGGCTGGAACTGCTGGTGGCGGACCGGGGGCCGGGCGTTCCCGACGCCGAAGCCGAGCGGGTCTTCGAAAAGTACTACCGCGGCTCGGCCGCCAGGGGGATTCCCGGCACCGGCATCGGCCTGCATCTGGTCAAGGCCATCGCCGAGATGCACGGCGGCAGCGCATCCTGCCGCCCCCGCGCGGGCGGGGGCGCCGAATTCGCGGTGGTGGTTCCGCTCAGAGCTTGA
- a CDS encoding DUF6626 family protein, whose translation MNYLQEAYDTLKRANLITSWDDLSTRYLLKSPSYARTQRAMGREISLEALASLASRLHQTGQALHAKKHGNLLGAADEISRLSDTLWAAVYRQSLDRLPRRRLDA comes from the coding sequence ATGAATTACCTGCAAGAAGCCTACGACACGTTGAAACGTGCAAATTTGATAACCAGTTGGGACGACCTATCCACCCGATACCTGTTGAAGAGCCCCAGCTATGCCAGGACCCAACGTGCAATGGGACGTGAGATCAGCTTGGAGGCTTTGGCTTCATTAGCATCCCGCCTGCATCAAACCGGACAAGCTCTGCACGCAAAGAAGCATGGAAATCTGCTGGGCGCGGCGGACGAGATCAGTCGGTTGTCGGACACGTTATGGGCCGCTGTCTACAGACAGTCATTGGACCGTTTACCGCGCCGTCGATTGGATGCTTAA
- a CDS encoding tyrosine-type recombinase/integrase — MSQAKVLSEAEMKRVLAVVAQHGVLSTRNRLAVLLSHWAGMRAGEIAALKIMDVVNEGGAVRDRIHLAANQTKGKRGRTVFINSKLQREIARNLEQREWTDERKPLIRSQKGGHFTPTTMVMLFRRIYDEAGLTDARSHSGRRSYLTTLANKGVSVFVLQQLAGHRSIQTTQRYVTVNEEMMVKAAELA, encoded by the coding sequence ATGTCGCAAGCCAAAGTCCTGTCCGAAGCCGAGATGAAGCGCGTGCTGGCTGTGGTCGCCCAGCACGGCGTTCTTTCCACCCGTAATCGCCTTGCTGTGTTGCTGTCGCACTGGGCGGGCATGCGGGCCGGTGAAATCGCGGCCTTAAAAATTATGGACGTCGTTAATGAAGGCGGTGCGGTTCGTGATCGCATCCATCTCGCTGCCAACCAAACCAAGGGCAAGCGTGGCCGCACGGTGTTCATCAACAGCAAGCTCCAGCGCGAGATCGCTCGTAACCTTGAACAACGTGAATGGACGGACGAACGCAAGCCGCTGATCCGCAGCCAAAAGGGCGGACACTTCACGCCGACCACGATGGTGATGCTGTTCCGCCGCATCTACGATGAAGCGGGTTTGACGGATGCACGCTCACACAGCGGGCGTCGGTCCTATTTGACGACGCTGGCGAACAAGGGTGTGTCCGTGTTCGTCCTTCAACAACTGGCGGGACACCGGAGCATTCAAACCACCCAGCGTTACGTCACGGTCAACGAAGAGATGATGGTAAAAGCCGCTGAATTGGCATGA